A single Nisaea sp. DNA region contains:
- a CDS encoding ABC transporter substrate-binding protein: MQKMLTGLLAGAFSLAAVTAMAEGDDHVTLQLKWVTQAQFAGYYVAADKGFYEAEELTVDIKPGGPDIAPPQVIAGGGADVIIDWMPSALASREKGVPLVNIAQPFKTSGMMLTCRKETGIKSPADFKDKTLGVWFFGNEYPFLSWMSQLGIKTDGSAGGVTVLKQGFNVDPLLQKQADCVSTMTYNEYWQVIDAGIPADELVVFKYQDQGVATLEDGLYVLEKNLKDPAFVSKMARFVKASMKGWKYAAEHPDEAADIVLENDSSGAQTEKHQRRMMREISKLTAGSNGTLDPADYERTVNTLLKGGSSPVITKRPEDAWTHMITNKALK, from the coding sequence ATGCAAAAGATGCTGACAGGACTGCTTGCGGGGGCATTCAGTCTGGCCGCCGTGACGGCGATGGCCGAAGGCGATGACCATGTCACGCTTCAGCTTAAATGGGTGACCCAGGCACAGTTCGCCGGCTATTACGTTGCCGCGGACAAAGGCTTCTACGAAGCGGAAGAACTCACCGTCGATATCAAACCGGGTGGTCCGGACATCGCGCCGCCGCAGGTGATCGCCGGTGGCGGGGCCGACGTCATTATCGACTGGATGCCGTCCGCTCTTGCATCGCGCGAGAAGGGTGTGCCGCTGGTTAATATCGCCCAGCCGTTCAAGACCTCAGGCATGATGCTGACCTGCCGCAAGGAAACCGGGATCAAGTCCCCGGCGGACTTCAAGGACAAGACCCTCGGCGTCTGGTTCTTCGGCAACGAATATCCGTTCCTGTCCTGGATGTCCCAACTCGGCATCAAGACAGACGGCAGCGCCGGCGGCGTTACGGTGCTGAAGCAGGGCTTCAACGTTGACCCGCTGTTGCAGAAGCAGGCCGACTGCGTTTCCACCATGACCTACAACGAGTATTGGCAGGTTATCGACGCCGGCATTCCGGCGGACGAACTGGTGGTGTTCAAGTATCAGGACCAGGGTGTTGCCACGCTTGAGGACGGCCTTTACGTGCTTGAGAAGAACCTCAAGGATCCGGCATTTGTCTCCAAGATGGCGCGCTTCGTGAAAGCCTCCATGAAGGGCTGGAAATATGCGGCCGAGCATCCGGACGAGGCGGCGGACATCGTGCTTGAGAACGATTCCTCAGGTGCCCAGACCGAGAAGCATCAGCGTCGCATGATGCGCGAAATCTCCAAACTGACGGCGGGCTCCAATGGCACGCTCGACCCGGCCGACTACGAGCGGACCGTGAACACTCTGCTTAAGGGGGGCTCCAGCCCGGTCATCACCAAGCGGCCGGAAGACGCCTGGACCCACATGATCACTAACAAAGCGCTGAAGTAA
- a CDS encoding ABC transporter ATP-binding protein: MLEIQDISVSYGLHEALHGVSLTVDRGEIVVILGANGAGKSSLLRAIAGISDGKVSGVASLNAKALIGQKPDRVVETGLGLVPEGRGIFGALSVGENLTLGAYPARARAAEKDNLAKVLELFPKLKDRRAQIVRTMSGGEQQMVAIGRAIMSNPDILLLDEPSLGLSPILCQELFRNLAKIRDTGMGVLLVEQNARQSLAIADRGYLIENGHITGAGNAVELANDPAVQKAYLGATSA; encoded by the coding sequence ATGCTGGAAATCCAGGATATCAGCGTTTCCTACGGCTTGCATGAGGCACTTCATGGCGTATCGCTGACTGTCGACAGAGGCGAGATTGTCGTTATTCTCGGGGCGAACGGAGCCGGGAAATCCTCTCTGCTACGTGCCATCGCAGGGATATCGGACGGCAAGGTCAGCGGTGTCGCCTCTCTCAATGCAAAAGCTCTCATCGGCCAGAAACCGGACAGGGTCGTCGAGACGGGCCTGGGCCTGGTGCCCGAAGGACGCGGCATATTTGGCGCGCTCAGCGTTGGCGAGAACCTCACGCTCGGGGCCTATCCGGCACGCGCGCGCGCCGCGGAGAAAGACAATCTGGCGAAAGTCCTGGAATTGTTCCCGAAGCTCAAGGATCGCAGGGCGCAGATTGTTCGCACCATGTCCGGAGGCGAGCAGCAAATGGTCGCAATTGGTCGTGCCATCATGTCCAACCCCGACATCCTGCTGCTGGATGAGCCCTCGCTCGGCCTGTCGCCGATCCTCTGCCAGGAGCTGTTCCGCAATCTCGCGAAGATCCGCGATACCGGCATGGGCGTACTGCTGGTCGAGCAGAATGCCCGTCAGAGCCTGGCGATCGCCGACCGCGGTTACCTGATAGAGAACGGGCACATCACGGGAGCCGGCAATGCCGTCGAATTGGCAAACGACCCGGCGGTCCAGAAAGCCTATCTTGGGGCCACCAGCGCTTGA